The segment GAGCGGGAACGGCGGATCCGGACTCAGGAGCTGCAGGTTCGCGCGGTAGTAGGAATCGAGCGTTCCGATGTCCTGCCAGTACCCCCCGTGGCGGAAGCCCAAGACCCTTCCGTGCGCCACCATCGCGGGCAAGATGCTCTTCCCGAAATCGTGCGCGGTCTCCCGTTCGGCGTCGGCGCGGAGGACGTCGTAGAGGGATGCCGTGCGAAACACGTAGACCCCCATCGATATCTGCCCCGAGGGCGGAACGGCGGGCTTCTCGAGGAAGCCCCGGATCCAGCCCGCGTCGTCCGTTTCCACCACGCCGAACCCGCGCGCCTCCTCGAGTGATACTTCGGCGATCGCCACCGTGGCGTCCGCTTCGCGAGCCAGATGCGCTTCGATCATCGCCCGGTAGTCCATCCGGTACACGTGATCGCCGGATAACACGAGGATGTGCTCCGCCTCGCGCTCCTCGACGCGGATCCAATTCTGGTAGACCGCGTCCGCGGTTCCACGGTACCAGTCTGTCTCCGCCCACCCGCGGAAGGGCTGCAGAAGCTCCACGCCGCCTCGTTTCCGGTCGAGGTCCCACGGCCGGCCGATGCCAATGTGGTCTCTGAGGCTCAGCGGGCGGTACTGGGTGAGAATCCCGACGTCGAAGATCCCCGAATTGACGCAGTTGGAAAGGGAGAAATCGATCATTCGATACTTTCCGCCGAACGGAACCGCCGGCTTCGCCCGCTTTTCCGAGAGGAGGCAGAGCCGGCTGCCCAGGCCGCCCGCGAGGATCATCGCGTAGGAGACGAAGCTCAAGGCACGCTCCGAGGCTGGACGCGGGTCGGCTGAGCGCGCCCCAGGCCGCCCGGCCGGATGACCGAACCCGACGGAACCTCGCGGGAGGGGAAATCGGCCGCCGAAACTCCGATTTCGATCAGCGTATTGGTCCCGATCCGCGCGCCCTCGGGGATCCGGGATCCCTTCCCGATCACGCAGAGACCCGAGGCGAGATCGCGTGGAAACTCGCGGTTCGGCGTCCTCTCCCCGTAGCCCAGCGTGGCATCAGGCTCGATCACGACGCGCTTGTCCACGATCGCGCGCTTGAGGCGCGCGCCGGGTGCGATCCGAGTGTCGTGCATCACGATCGACTCCTCGACGAGGGCCCCGGCCCCCACGTGGACTCCAGGAAAGAGGACCGACCTCGAAACCTCCCCTTCCACCCGCGAGCCGTGCGAGATCAGGCTCTGGGTCACGACCGCATCCCGTCCCAGCACCGCCGGGGAGCGATCCTCGCTCGGCGTGTAGATCAGCCAGTCGGGATCGTAGAGATTGAGCGGCGGCACCGGCCGGACCAGGTCCATGTTCGATTCATAATAGGAATCCACCGTGCCGATGTCGCGCCAGTAGCCCCGCTGCGGATAGGCGAAGACCCGTGCCCCCGCGGCAATCATCGGCTGGATCACGTCGTGGACCAGATCGGGACCCTCCTCGCCGCGATTCAGGCGCGCCATGAGCTCCCGCGCGCGGAAAACGTAGAGCGCCGCCGACACCACGCGTCCCCCCGGGCGCTTCGGCTTCTCCTCGAGCGCCGACACGCGCCCGCTCCGGTCCGCGTGGACGTAGCCATAGCGCTCCGGCTCCTCGGTCGGCGCGTGGGCCGTCACGAGCGTCAAGGCGGCGTCCCGTTCCTCGTGGAACCGGATCAGCTCGGCGTAGTCCATCTTGTACACGAGATCGCCCGAGAGGACCAGAATGTGGCGCGCCTGGGCGTCTTCGATCACGTTTCGGTTCTGCACCAGGGCGTCCGCCGTTCCGCGGTACCAGTTGGTCTCGCGTTGGCGAACGTAGGGTTGGAGCAGGCGCACGCCGCCGTCCCGCCGGTCGAGGTCCCACGCCCGGCCGATGCCGATGTGGCCCTGCAGCGAAAGGGGGGCGTATTGGGTCAGGATCCCGATCCGGGAGAGGCCGGAGTGGACGCAGTTCGAGAGCGTGAAGTCGATGACGCGATACTTGCCGCCGTACGGGAGCGCCGACGCGGTGCGGATACGGCCCAGCGCGTGCAGGGCGTCGCTCTTTCCCCCCGCGAGCACGAGAACCAAGATGGGGGGAACCGCGGTCACGCCGCTTCCCCCGACAAACGCCGGCTCGACCTAGAAGCGGTAGGAGCCGGAGACGCGATGGCTCGCGTCGAGATCGCGGTGATCGAGGTAGGCGTAATCCATGCCGAATTTTCGGTACCGAAGCCCGGCACCGGCCGTGAAGTTTTGCGCCTCGAAGCCGGCTCGGAGCGCCAACCGCCGCTCGAACCAGTATTCCAGCCCGGGATGGAACTCGAAGGTGACGCCGCCCAGGTGCGCCTGGCTGGAAAGCCTCTCATCGGAGAATCCCACCTGCACGTCCAGCGCGGCGGTGAGGAGATGCCGCCGATCCTGGAATCCACGCGACTTGGCCGCTCCGAGGCGTAGCGACGGGGCGATGAACTCGCCCGTCCCGGTATTCCAGAGGATCCGCGTCGTGGTCGCATCACGGAGCGTCGCCCCCACCGAAAAACCGTTGCGCCCGACATAAAGCAATCCGAGGTCGATTCCGAAGCCGTTCGAGCGGAGACTGTCCCCGAGCCACTGGCGGATGTACTTGAAGTTTCCCCCGAGGGAGAGTCCGGATCGGACATCGCGAGCATAGCTGAAAATAAGCGCGACGTCGTTATCGCTGTCGAACACGAACCGGCTCTCGTCCACGACGAGGAGATCCTCGGGATAGTCGAATTTGCCGTTTCCGTTTTGGTCGATGATCTGGAGCCCGCGCGTGTCGGGAATGTCGTCGACGCCGAGCCGCACGAGCGAGATGGAAATGGCCTGTTTCGGCTTCCCCGGGGAACCCACCGGCATCACGTACGACAGGAAATCATATTGAACGATCGAGCCGAATTGCTCGGCGTGCATCGCGGTCACCTGGCGCTCCCCGAGGGTCGCGAGGCCTGCCGGGTTCCAATACGAGGCGGTGCCGTCGTCGGCGAGGCCGACGAAGGCGCTCCCCATCCCGAGGGCGCGCGCGCCGACCCCGATTCGAAGGAATTCGCCTGCGTAACGCGTGGCCCAGGCGACCCCTGGAGCCGAGGCCGCCGAGCAGACCGCGACCATCGCGATGGCGAAGAAACATCTCGGAATCATGGGTAGCCGCATCACGCGTCGCCGGCCGTCGGGGGGTTGGAAGGGATCAGGACGACCGGTTCTACCCCAGCTGCGAGGGCGGGTTCCTCGCCCCTTCCGTCGGCCGTCACCGGGCGGCGGACCGCCGCTTGCTCGTTCCCGCATCCTCGGATCCGCGGGGCGCCGTAACCCGCCTCATGGATCGCCACACGACGTACTGCTCCACCAGGACCCTATCCTCCTCGGAGATGTCGGTGAAACAGCAGGCCAGCTCGAACTTGCGCTTCTGGCGGGGCCGCTCGATCTCCGCGGCGCGCACAATCACGCCCTGGCACTGCACGATGCGCTCGCGCCTGAGCCTTCGACCAAACGGCGGGAGCAGCAAAGTCAACGCCACCTTCGTCAGCGGCGCCAACGCGACCTTGCTCTGAAACTGGAGGCCCTCGGCGGACAGGTTGATG is part of the Candidatus Eisenbacteria bacterium genome and harbors:
- a CDS encoding glucose-1-phosphate adenylyltransferase, which encodes MILAGGLGSRLCLLSEKRAKPAVPFGGKYRMIDFSLSNCVNSGIFDVGILTQYRPLSLRDHIGIGRPWDLDRKRGGVELLQPFRGWAETDWYRGTADAVYQNWIRVEEREAEHILVLSGDHVYRMDYRAMIEAHLAREADATVAIAEVSLEEARGFGVVETDDAGWIRGFLEKPAVPPSGQISMGVYVFRTASLYDVLRADAERETAHDFGKSILPAMVAHGRVLGFRHGGYWQDIGTLDSYYRANLQLLSPDPPFPLEDPRWPIFTPSTEFPPARIGTRARVRASIVTHGTIVNGTVERSVLFPGAVVEEGALVSDSIVMGESWIGPDAELNQVILDKRVHVGPRARIGFGEDRTPNRSCPEHLSSGITIVGKETRIPEGTTIGRNCRISANLIEEDFTRATVASGDVMERELNVAH
- a CDS encoding glucose-1-phosphate adenylyltransferase — translated: MTAVPPILVLVLAGGKSDALHALGRIRTASALPYGGKYRVIDFTLSNCVHSGLSRIGILTQYAPLSLQGHIGIGRAWDLDRRDGGVRLLQPYVRQRETNWYRGTADALVQNRNVIEDAQARHILVLSGDLVYKMDYAELIRFHEERDAALTLVTAHAPTEEPERYGYVHADRSGRVSALEEKPKRPGGRVVSAALYVFRARELMARLNRGEEGPDLVHDVIQPMIAAGARVFAYPQRGYWRDIGTVDSYYESNMDLVRPVPPLNLYDPDWLIYTPSEDRSPAVLGRDAVVTQSLISHGSRVEGEVSRSVLFPGVHVGAGALVEESIVMHDTRIAPGARLKRAIVDKRVVIEPDATLGYGERTPNREFPRDLASGLCVIGKGSRIPEGARIGTNTLIEIGVSAADFPSREVPSGSVIRPGGLGRAQPTRVQPRSVP
- a CDS encoding PorV/PorQ family protein — its product is MRERASGGPPPGDGRRKGRGTRPRSWGRTGRPDPFQPPDGRRRVMRLPMIPRCFFAIAMVAVCSAASAPGVAWATRYAGEFLRIGVGARALGMGSAFVGLADDGTASYWNPAGLATLGERQVTAMHAEQFGSIVQYDFLSYVMPVGSPGKPKQAISISLVRLGVDDIPDTRGLQIIDQNGNGKFDYPEDLLVVDESRFVFDSDNDVALIFSYARDVRSGLSLGGNFKYIRQWLGDSLRSNGFGIDLGLLYVGRNGFSVGATLRDATTTRILWNTGTGEFIAPSLRLGAAKSRGFQDRRHLLTAALDVQVGFSDERLSSQAHLGGVTFEFHPGLEYWFERRLALRAGFEAQNFTAGAGLRYRKFGMDYAYLDHRDLDASHRVSGSYRF
- a CDS encoding PilZ domain-containing protein yields the protein MSKTRERRGAPRVVAKLAMQIAGLSGEASVLTTESINLSAEGLQFQSKVALAPLTKVALTLLLPPFGRRLRRERIVQCQGVIVRAAEIERPRQKRKFELACCFTDISEEDRVLVEQYVVWRSMRRVTAPRGSEDAGTSKRRSAAR